GGCTACCTCTTCGACCGGGATAACTTGCTCTTCTTCCTCTCGGATGACGCGCGCCTGCTGGGGCGCCAGAGCGGCCAGGCGTTTGAGGGCCTGGCGCGAGCGCTCGCTGGTCAGGCGTTCGCTGTATTTGCCGACGTGCATGAAGAAGACCACGACGGCAGCCGTGGGCCATTGGCCGATGAAGAGGGCCGCCAGGACGCCGAGCGACATCAGGGTATGCGAGATGATGCGTCCGCGCCGGGCCGCTTGCAGCACGTCCCAGAAGATGGGGGCCCCGGCGAGCAGGGTCAGGCCGGCCCCAATCGGCCAGGGCAGGCGATCGGTGAGGCGATCGAGCAGGCCCAGCCACTCGCCAACGATGATCAGCAAGAGTACGGCCCCGAAGAGGAGGCCATAGAGGGTGAAGAGGGTGCGCGTCAGACGCCGCTGGGACTGTTCGGCGAGGCTTGTCGCTGTCTTCTGCTGAAGAAGCGGGGGTCTGGCCTGGTAGCCGGCACGTTCGACGGCCTGGCAAAGCGCTGGCAGGTCAACGCGCGCGGGATCAACCGTCAGGAGGGCCTTTTCGGCGCTCAGTAGTACGCTCACTTCGTGCACGCCCGGCAGCGCTTCCAGAGCCTGGCGCACGTGTCCGGCGCACTCGGGACAATCCATCCCTGTCACCATGAGTTCGAGCCGGCGTGTTCCTGCTGGCTCCATCTCCTGCCTCCTTCCGTCCTTTGAGAGTGCTGCTCTTGTCCGTCTTTTCTATAGAAGCACAGCCTGGGCAAGGAATGCAAGGCTTGTCATAGGCTGTGCTTTTCCCGTCGAATTTGTACGCTGTTTACCTCCGGTAACTTCGTTCATATCAGAAAAAGAGAAGTATGAGGAGAGAGAAAAGCCTATGAAGAAGCTGGTTGCCTTTCCCCTGGAGGATGGTGGGCAGGTGGTGATTGAGGTTGAGGAGCCGGAGCCGGAAGGGGGCGAGCGGGTCCCGGTCTCCCGCCGCCTGACGAGGCCGGAGCAGGCGTCGGAAACGCTGGAGAAGGCGCTGCAGAAGGTCCTACCGGCCATCAAGGCAGTGGCAGAGAAATTACATCATCTGGATCTCAAGCCCGACGAGGTTGAGATCGCCTTTGGGATCAAGCTCAGTGCTTCGCTGGGCGCTATTCTGGCCACTGCTGGCAGCGAGGCCAATTTCGATATTACGCTGCACTGGTACGGCAAAGATCGCCCAGTGCGCTAGCGCTGCTTAGTGGGCCGTGGGAGCTGCCGCACCGCTCCTGCGGTCCATTGACATCCAGGGTGACAAGCTGTATATTTGAGACGCATTCACCAGGAGTAATATTGACCTGTCTGGAATGCTGAGTCATCTCGATGCCAGCTTTTGAAGAGGCTATTCGGCGCGCTATTGTTCGAATCCTTGCTTCGCCCGAGCATACAAGTGTCTGCGGTGCCGGCTTTCTGATCGCCCCGCGCCGGCTTCTGACCTGTGCTCACGTGGTGAGCACAGCTCTGCAGTGCTGGGAGCCAGAGGAGCTGAAGAGGCACGCAATACTGCTTGACTTCCCTTTTCTCAATGCTCGTGAGCCGTTGCATGCCTCCATTGTCCACGTGGACCCTTCTCAACAGCACGATCTGGCCGTCCTTGAGTTGCGCGACCGGGCACCGGCGGAGGCCCGGCCCGTGCCTCTGAAGCGGTGTGGGACTTTCTGGGATCATCCCTATCGTGTGTTGGGCTTCAGTGATCAGTTTGGAGAAGGCGTTTGGGCCGAGGGCCACCTCCAGGGAGAGGATGGAACGGGCGCTATCCAGATGGCCAGCCATTCTGGTTCTGAGCATGTTATTCGGGAAGGTTTCAGCGGCGCACCCGTTTGGGATGAGACAGAGGAGGCCGTGGTTGGGATGGTAAGCGAGGTCATTCGGTGGGGCTCGTATGACAGCCGCCCCGTGATGCTGCCTCTACGGCACCTATGCCAGAGCTGGCCGGAACTCGTTACTTACCTCATTCGCGAGCCGTCTGCGCCTGTTACAGCGCCCCGGGCTCCTGCCGATCCTTTCATAGAGCAAGAGTGGCAGCCTGGTCAGCTCATCACAATTGACAGCGGGCAGTATCTGCTGACCGAGCGTTTGCGAGAAGAGACCAGTTCCGACCCGCCAGCCCTGGAGCGCTGGTATCTGGCTCGCCCTTTTCCGCCGAAGGAGCAGAAACGACGCCGGGGCATTGAGCATGTGCTCATCAAGCAGATCGTCCTTCGCCTCCCAATGGCAGAGGGAGCGCGTTTGTTACAACAATTGCGGAATGAGAGTGAGCTACTGATGCGGCTTCGAGCGGGTACGATTTTCCCTACTCTCCTGGTGACCGAGACCGGCTCCCAGAGCTTTACGCTCGTGCAGCGCTATCCCCCAGGTCGGCCTGTAAGTCGCTATTTCCCCGAGCAAGATCAGCCGGCTGACCTTTTTAGAGCGCGGGAGCTGTTACGTGCATTGCCGCCTTTTTGCAGTCAGTTGGCCGCGCTGCACCGGCTTGGGGCTGCCCATCGCTATCTTTGTGGTGACAGCCTGATCATGGAACCGCGCCGGCATGGCCCACCTGTCTTGCGCTTGCGTGATCTTGGACTGGCCACACGACCCGCCTGCGCTGGTGAGGGGCCCCGAGGGTATGCCGCCCCCGAGCAGCTCTACGCCCGCTATTCGATACCTGGCACCGACCTCTATCAGCTGGGGGCCTTGCTCTACCATCTGCTGACCGGCAAGTTGCCCGGCTCCTTCATGTATGGGTTAGCGCCTCCTTCCAGCTTGCAGCCGGAGCTTGCCCCGGCGCTCGATTCTGTCATCATGCGCGCACTTGCACGAGAGCCGGCGCAGCGCTGGCCTGACCTGGACACTTTTGCCAAGGCTCTCAACAGCGTCTTGCAAGACTGGTCTCGCGCGTGAGGAGGAGGCAGCCAGGGAATGCAGGAAAGCAGTTTCAAGCTCCGTGTCCTTGTGCTTGTCGTTGGCAAGCTCGCCCTGATCTTGCCGGAGCTGCGGCGGCGCTATCCCGCCTGGCCTGCCAATGTGGAACGTCTCCAGGAGGAGCTGGAGCGCTCCTATTCCCGGATTCCTGTCCTGGTGCGCCCTGATCGGGAGCGCGGACAGCCGTATCTTCTGCTCTGCACCGGTACCTATGCCTTGAAAGTGGT
This genomic interval from Thermogemmatispora onikobensis contains the following:
- a CDS encoding trypsin-like peptidase domain-containing protein: MPAFEEAIRRAIVRILASPEHTSVCGAGFLIAPRRLLTCAHVVSTALQCWEPEELKRHAILLDFPFLNAREPLHASIVHVDPSQQHDLAVLELRDRAPAEARPVPLKRCGTFWDHPYRVLGFSDQFGEGVWAEGHLQGEDGTGAIQMASHSGSEHVIREGFSGAPVWDETEEAVVGMVSEVIRWGSYDSRPVMLPLRHLCQSWPELVTYLIREPSAPVTAPRAPADPFIEQEWQPGQLITIDSGQYLLTERLREETSSDPPALERWYLARPFPPKEQKRRRGIEHVLIKQIVLRLPMAEGARLLQQLRNESELLMRLRAGTIFPTLLVTETGSQSFTLVQRYPPGRPVSRYFPEQDQPADLFRARELLRALPPFCSQLAALHRLGAAHRYLCGDSLIMEPRRHGPPVLRLRDLGLATRPACAGEGPRGYAAPEQLYARYSIPGTDLYQLGALLYHLLTGKLPGSFMYGLAPPSSLQPELAPALDSVIMRALAREPAQRWPDLDTFAKALNSVLQDWSRA
- a CDS encoding CU044_2847 family protein; the protein is MKKLVAFPLEDGGQVVIEVEEPEPEGGERVPVSRRLTRPEQASETLEKALQKVLPAIKAVAEKLHHLDLKPDEVEIAFGIKLSASLGAILATAGSEANFDITLHWYGKDRPVR